The following proteins come from a genomic window of Papilio machaon chromosome 7, ilPapMach1.1, whole genome shotgun sequence:
- the LOC123721111 gene encoding uncharacterized protein LOC123721111 yields the protein MHIELVGDLTSNNFMSALRRFMSRRGKPKHIYSDNGTSFVGAYNEIGRFIKSCNNSLPGDLAPEGIDFHFLPPHAPHFGGLWEAGVKSVKFHLKRILGNCNLTYEELNTVLVQIEAVLNSRPLTPLSADPSDLLPLTPGHFLIGRPLTALPTNCYEQHVTGTLSRYQHLEQLRQHFWRRWSKEYISELQLRTKWRSDLNPLQEGVLVILKEDNLPPLKWRLGRVVAVHPGADGVSRVADVRTATGVVRRAFSKICPLPQDDI from the coding sequence ATGCACATTGAGTTAGTAGGTGATTTgacaagtaataattttatgtcggCTCTTCGTCGATTTATGTCACGTCGCGGCAAACCTAAACACATTTATTCCGATAACGGGACCTCATTCGTAGGTGCGTATAATGAAATCGgtcgttttattaaaagttgtaaCAATTCGCTGCCTGGTGACCTAGCTCCTGAAGGTATTGATTTCCATTTCCTACCTCCTCACGCCCCTCATTTCGGTGGTCTATGGGAGGCAGGCGTTAAATCTGTAAAGTTCCATCTTAAACGAATTCTTGGTAATTGTAACCTCACATACGAGGAATTAAACACTGTGCTGGTCCAAATTGAGGCAGTTCTCAACTCACGTCCGCTAACGCCGCTCTCAGCAGATCCTAGCGACCTGCTTCCATTGACGCCGGGACACTTCCTCATCGGTCGCCCTCTCACCGCGCTGCCGACTAACTGCTACGAGCAACACGTCACAGGAACACTGAGCCGATACCAACATTTGGAGCAGCTCCGCCAACACTTTTGGCGCAGATGGAGCAAAGAGTATATATCGGAACTTCAGTTGAGGACGAAATGGCGCTCTGATCTCAACCCTTTACAGGAAGGCGTCCTCGTCATCCTGAAGGAGGACAATCTACCGCCGCTGAAATGGCGGCTGGGTCGAGTCGTGGCAGTCCATCCCGGAGCGGACGGAGTATCCCGTGTGGCTGACGTGCGGACTGCGACAGGAGTCGTACGCCGCGCTTTTAGCAAGATCTGCCCGCTGCCTCAAGACGACATCTAG